Proteins encoded within one genomic window of Acidobacteriota bacterium:
- a CDS encoding 30S ribosomal protein S21: protein MAQVELYPGESIESALRRFKRLVQREGIIADVKKHRFFVKPGERKRLKSELARKRQRSSMRKRRVDSGR, encoded by the coding sequence GTGGCTCAGGTCGAACTGTACCCAGGTGAGTCAATCGAGAGCGCGCTTCGCCGGTTTAAACGATTGGTCCAACGCGAAGGCATTATTGCCGACGTGAAGAAACATCGGTTTTTTGTCAAACCTGGTGAGCGAAAGCGATTGAAATCCGAATTGGCCCGGAAACGGCAGCGATCCAGTATGCGCAAGCGCCGGGTTGATAGCGGACGCTAA
- a CDS encoding choice-of-anchor D domain-containing protein, giving the protein MLKPGRKLFSTFSWLTCGVLLAGGAIATLRPVAANSAARSSLPEAAPMVQQVAPLEFFPVPETGAVTFRAQTAKGPDFYLLDGRDLPEGSSVEAFRASYSTSAQPLAMITADINGDGSTDILTSYGASDSQGFLTFRAQDGQGQFSETKVSSLSSNTPIAFRVGDFNADGLADLAVVNATTNKLSLVAGDGQGNFSALTDLSVGNASTALAVTDLNHSGLPGIVVGDASGEIRVIARKDTSFTYEATEAQVLKAGAGVVAIEAADLNADQHTDLVVATKAGVEIWVGDGDGNFSRKTTLASSEALSALAVRDLNLDVHADIVAATVNGTVNVWTNQKGSGFGTAYTFKPASSAATVKIDWMDTDAYPDIIVVDSANSQVAVSLSRNGRSFGQTATYKVDSNPVDVAIGRFDIDAVSDMVVARRGQNTQTVSFTYGPQQVQNDTIFVTDLRGLLNIPVNGTMADISSRVTNNLPVTFLDAMIAANNDPGPEVIAFRVGEDTSLGIPPGLAGSNLREPPVLNQSIVFPNTIIVGTTGERLYNVNLVNTVGVTGLTSLTLTAPNGNGTTIRGENLAGTTTRGNGGLPRVLGSTTETAVANINKVGPDIRIVGDNLFNTGFEVGASTCRFESLIIAGFNRFGSQGGVGASAIELNGVGSQSNTISNCYLGALDLFGSSNFLNADGDLTISNGSFTNTPQAGGTPGVNDADVFRLGNRRGVRINGAGNTTVTSVSASGQSGRTIISGNHDHGILVEGGSASNQITNNFIGVLRNGATPFGNGFEPNPSSGSAGIELRNNATGNTISGNTISCSGVNGNNGFVADTVNGILYTAQGNNAGPSRNTIQNNLIGLQASGINVPLFTSLVPARNTGSGILFETSSTFNTITNNTVSANVVHGIFIRDLGTNSNTVTNNRVGTDSTGRLTNGGDPTTNNRGNQQNGIVVSDQASLNTLDGNTVSNNLIDGVAVVDTYFVAGHPFPGNQGTDGNQIINNRIGTDSSATTTALGAVLSNGRHGIALGLGPGGQDGNVQLNLFRRNLIFFNGIAPVPSGDGINIDGDNCDLNTITECSIVGNGIRGIRIVTNQIGNPREGPRGVSGANSFAHEKYTVTADDDGTSELADAPASPPAVPVSQPRAAIKVKSALLNGNSLQVVGELGRNYVSGANQFTVEVYASSTTSVPGAGNNSAGITQRFLGTTTVAATVTPSTWSLTTTGAQIGDVITATLRSPGGATSEISVAKLVDQGPAQGTPSFSLNLVNAGPPLTLTPISGLDFGDVPINTTKQATVRLLSTGTLGAPITVSAITLTNPGGSPAQFILQPLTTSLPVTLPPTTELTGSPGSFVDFAVTAAPTTIGVKNGEVTLTITTTLNQNFVLPLRVNGTGQAISTNPGNGATLNFGSITVGETSGVQTVTVTNTGAAPLTVSLTLAGIDFIYDNGFSPSIGAINPNGAVTIPLRFRPTTTGQRTGTLSIAHNAPNTASPIVINLVGVGLAPPAPLLGSVTINGVPIGSVIDFGNVAVGDQSCRQLVVTNTGNSTLVFNATVQGNGFSGGTGNQQVPGGASGTFQICFTPPTTGDFTGSLVIASNADNNPTVTASLTGRGVAPAISLNPTQIQFGSIAVNQTSTQAVSITNTGNAVLNVTSIIVNGQGFQAQGVPGTPFQLQPGSSQSFQIAFTPTSTGAFSGTLTVTSNARNATAVTASLSGSGGDNISPTVSVSDPRSGQAFASGTRTTVRFSANDNVGVTGIDVFFSDGGSFSLVAAGLSGGTTAFDLSFSQSVNTTNARVRVTARDAAGNSGSAETGNFTVGPAPIVIGPKVKVSGKLRIEGGGSNIALSGAVLLINGADAGQLLILKSSKNRFITSSPVTSQIPRGATVQLSIRNPNGVVGPAVAFSRP; this is encoded by the coding sequence ATGTTGAAACCAGGAAGGAAACTATTCAGCACTTTTAGTTGGCTGACCTGCGGTGTTTTACTCGCTGGTGGTGCTATTGCCACCCTTCGTCCCGTAGCCGCCAACAGTGCAGCGCGGAGTTCGCTGCCTGAAGCAGCTCCGATGGTTCAGCAAGTAGCTCCATTGGAGTTTTTTCCCGTTCCCGAAACCGGAGCGGTGACATTTCGCGCCCAGACCGCCAAAGGCCCCGACTTTTACTTACTTGATGGCCGAGATTTGCCAGAGGGGAGTTCAGTCGAGGCGTTCCGGGCTTCATACAGCACTTCAGCCCAACCGCTGGCCATGATCACGGCTGACATCAATGGTGATGGCAGCACTGATATTTTGACCAGTTATGGTGCCTCTGACAGCCAGGGATTTCTGACGTTCCGGGCACAGGATGGCCAGGGCCAATTTTCAGAAACCAAAGTTTCATCCCTGTCATCCAACACCCCAATCGCTTTTCGGGTTGGGGATTTTAACGCTGACGGGCTGGCTGATTTGGCGGTGGTGAATGCCACGACCAACAAGCTCTCCCTGGTGGCTGGTGATGGCCAGGGGAACTTCAGCGCATTGACGGACCTTTCGGTTGGCAATGCGTCAACTGCTCTGGCCGTGACCGATCTCAATCATAGCGGTCTGCCAGGGATTGTGGTTGGCGATGCCTCAGGTGAAATTCGGGTGATTGCCCGCAAAGACACCTCCTTTACCTATGAAGCCACTGAAGCTCAGGTATTGAAGGCTGGCGCCGGAGTGGTGGCGATTGAAGCCGCCGATCTGAATGCTGACCAACACACTGATCTGGTTGTCGCCACCAAAGCTGGTGTCGAAATCTGGGTGGGCGATGGAGACGGGAATTTTTCACGCAAAACCACGCTGGCTTCGAGCGAAGCGCTTTCAGCCCTGGCCGTGCGTGATCTGAACCTGGATGTGCACGCTGATATCGTTGCGGCCACTGTCAACGGTACGGTCAATGTCTGGACCAATCAAAAAGGGTCCGGGTTTGGCACCGCCTATACCTTCAAGCCCGCCAGCAGTGCGGCAACCGTGAAAATTGACTGGATGGACACCGATGCCTATCCAGACATTATCGTGGTTGATAGTGCCAACAGCCAGGTTGCGGTTTCCTTGAGCCGCAATGGCCGGTCATTTGGCCAAACAGCGACCTACAAAGTGGATTCAAATCCAGTTGATGTCGCCATCGGACGGTTTGACATTGACGCGGTCAGCGATATGGTGGTCGCCAGGCGCGGCCAGAATACACAGACCGTTTCGTTTACCTATGGTCCACAACAGGTCCAAAACGACACGATTTTTGTGACTGACCTGCGTGGTCTTTTGAATATCCCTGTCAATGGCACGATGGCCGACATTTCGAGCCGGGTGACTAACAACCTCCCGGTGACGTTCCTGGATGCCATGATTGCCGCCAACAACGACCCAGGACCGGAAGTGATTGCCTTCCGGGTGGGTGAAGATACTTCTCTGGGGATTCCTCCAGGACTGGCCGGAAGCAATCTCCGCGAACCTCCGGTACTCAACCAGAGCATTGTGTTCCCCAACACGATCATCGTTGGAACCACTGGTGAACGGTTGTACAACGTCAATTTGGTGAACACTGTGGGCGTGACGGGCTTGACCAGCCTCACTCTGACGGCCCCCAATGGAAACGGCACCACGATTCGTGGTGAAAACCTGGCTGGAACAACCACCCGCGGAAACGGCGGTCTGCCACGAGTTTTGGGCAGCACGACTGAAACCGCCGTGGCCAATATCAATAAGGTTGGCCCAGACATCCGCATCGTGGGTGACAATCTGTTCAACACCGGGTTTGAAGTTGGTGCTTCAACCTGCCGGTTTGAAAGTCTGATTATTGCCGGTTTTAACCGCTTTGGCTCACAGGGCGGTGTCGGCGCCTCAGCGATTGAACTCAATGGTGTCGGCTCTCAAAGCAACACCATTTCAAACTGCTACCTCGGTGCGCTCGACCTTTTTGGCTCGTCCAACTTCCTGAATGCCGATGGTGATTTGACCATTTCAAATGGTTCATTTACCAACACGCCACAAGCGGGTGGTACTCCAGGAGTGAATGATGCCGACGTCTTTCGACTCGGGAACCGACGCGGGGTACGCATCAATGGGGCGGGGAATACCACCGTCACCAGTGTGAGTGCCTCAGGCCAATCAGGCCGGACGATTATTTCCGGAAACCACGATCACGGGATTTTGGTTGAAGGCGGCAGCGCCTCAAACCAGATCACCAACAACTTCATCGGGGTTCTCCGCAATGGGGCCACCCCATTTGGAAACGGTTTTGAACCGAATCCAAGCTCTGGTTCAGCCGGCATCGAGTTGCGAAACAATGCCACCGGCAACACCATTTCAGGCAACACGATTTCCTGCAGCGGTGTGAACGGAAACAATGGATTTGTCGCTGACACCGTGAACGGTATTTTGTACACGGCTCAGGGGAATAATGCTGGACCAAGCCGCAACACCATTCAAAACAACTTGATTGGTTTGCAAGCGAGCGGCATCAACGTGCCGTTGTTTACCTCGCTGGTCCCCGCCCGGAACACCGGATCAGGGATTTTGTTTGAAACCTCCTCGACATTTAACACCATCACCAACAACACCGTATCGGCCAACGTGGTGCATGGGATTTTCATTCGGGATCTGGGAACAAACAGCAACACCGTCACCAATAACCGGGTTGGAACGGATTCAACTGGCCGATTGACCAACGGTGGTGACCCAACCACCAACAATCGTGGCAACCAGCAAAACGGAATCGTGGTCTCTGACCAGGCTTCATTGAACACACTTGACGGAAACACGGTTTCCAACAACCTGATTGACGGTGTGGCCGTGGTGGATACCTACTTTGTGGCTGGCCACCCATTCCCCGGAAATCAGGGGACAGATGGAAACCAGATTATCAATAACCGGATTGGCACTGACAGTTCAGCCACCACTACGGCGCTTGGCGCGGTGCTTTCCAACGGTCGTCACGGGATTGCCCTCGGTCTTGGCCCAGGTGGTCAGGACGGTAACGTTCAATTGAACCTCTTCCGGCGCAATCTGATTTTCTTCAATGGCATTGCCCCAGTCCCAAGTGGCGATGGCATCAACATTGACGGCGACAACTGCGACCTCAACACCATTACCGAATGCTCAATCGTGGGCAACGGTATTCGTGGCATCCGCATTGTCACCAACCAGATCGGGAATCCGCGCGAAGGTCCACGCGGTGTTTCTGGCGCCAATTCATTTGCCCACGAAAAATACACCGTGACGGCGGATGATGATGGAACTTCAGAACTGGCGGATGCTCCGGCGAGCCCACCTGCGGTTCCAGTGAGCCAGCCACGGGCCGCCATCAAGGTGAAATCAGCCTTGTTAAACGGTAACTCCTTGCAGGTTGTCGGCGAATTGGGTCGCAACTATGTTTCAGGTGCAAACCAGTTCACGGTTGAAGTCTATGCGTCGAGCACCACCTCGGTTCCAGGTGCGGGCAACAATTCAGCCGGTATCACGCAGCGCTTCCTTGGTACAACCACCGTGGCCGCGACCGTGACTCCATCAACCTGGTCATTGACCACCACGGGCGCTCAGATCGGTGACGTGATCACCGCGACCCTGCGCAGCCCAGGTGGGGCAACCTCGGAAATCTCAGTTGCCAAACTGGTTGATCAAGGACCAGCCCAGGGAACACCATCCTTCTCGCTGAATCTGGTGAATGCTGGACCACCACTGACCTTGACCCCAATTTCAGGTCTGGACTTTGGTGACGTGCCGATCAATACCACCAAACAGGCAACGGTTCGCTTGTTGAGCACAGGCACGTTGGGCGCCCCGATTACCGTCAGCGCCATTACCTTAACCAATCCAGGCGGCAGTCCGGCGCAATTTATTTTGCAGCCTCTGACCACCTCCTTGCCGGTGACCTTGCCGCCAACCACGGAATTGACGGGTTCACCAGGCTCCTTTGTTGACTTTGCAGTCACGGCGGCACCGACCACCATTGGTGTCAAAAACGGCGAAGTCACCCTCACCATTACCACCACCCTCAATCAAAACTTTGTCCTGCCGTTGCGAGTCAATGGAACAGGTCAGGCCATCTCGACCAATCCAGGCAATGGTGCCACTCTCAACTTTGGAAGCATTACCGTGGGTGAAACCAGCGGAGTCCAAACCGTTACCGTAACCAACACCGGCGCGGCGCCGTTGACGGTTTCGCTGACATTGGCAGGCATTGATTTCATCTATGACAATGGCTTTAGCCCAAGCATCGGAGCGATTAACCCGAATGGAGCGGTCACGATCCCATTGCGCTTTAGACCAACCACAACTGGCCAGCGAACTGGGACCTTGAGCATTGCGCATAATGCTCCAAATACCGCTTCTCCAATTGTGATTAATCTGGTCGGCGTTGGCCTTGCACCACCTGCACCACTTTTGGGTAGTGTGACGATTAACGGTGTGCCGATTGGCAGCGTGATTGACTTCGGCAATGTGGCCGTCGGTGATCAGTCATGCCGTCAGTTGGTCGTTACCAACACCGGTAACTCAACCCTGGTCTTTAATGCCACGGTTCAAGGCAATGGATTTAGCGGTGGAACGGGTAACCAGCAGGTGCCAGGTGGTGCCTCCGGTACCTTCCAAATCTGCTTTACACCACCAACCACTGGCGACTTTACTGGATCGTTGGTGATTGCTTCCAATGCGGACAATAATCCAACGGTAACTGCCAGTCTGACGGGCCGCGGCGTTGCACCCGCAATTTCGCTCAACCCAACCCAAATCCAGTTTGGTAGCATAGCCGTCAATCAGACCTCAACCCAGGCGGTGTCAATCACCAACACTGGAAACGCGGTGTTGAACGTGACCAGCATCATCGTGAATGGACAGGGCTTCCAGGCTCAGGGCGTACCAGGAACACCGTTCCAGTTACAGCCCGGATCTTCACAGTCCTTCCAGATTGCCTTTACACCAACTTCCACTGGAGCCTTTAGTGGAACCCTGACCGTGACCAGCAATGCCCGAAACGCGACTGCAGTGACGGCAAGCCTGTCAGGTTCAGGTGGTGACAACATCAGCCCAACCGTATCGGTGAGCGACCCACGTTCCGGTCAGGCATTTGCTTCTGGTACGCGGACAACGGTTCGGTTCTCCGCCAACGACAATGTCGGTGTCACTGGCATTGACGTGTTCTTCTCAGACGGTGGGTCCTTCAGCCTGGTCGCTGCCGGGCTCTCTGGTGGAACAACTGCCTTTGACCTGAGCTTTAGCCAGTCAGTCAATACCACCAATGCGCGTGTTCGGGTGACCGCTCGCGACGCAGCCGGTAACAGTGGCAGCGCTGAAACTGGAAACTTCACCGTTGGGCCAGCCCCAATTGTGATTGGTCCAAAGGTCAAGGTGAGTGGCAAACTGAGAATCGAAGGCGGTGGCTCAAACATCGCGTTGAGCGGTGCGGTTCTCTTGATCAATGGTGCTGATGCCGGACAATTGCTGATTCTC